The following are encoded together in the Mastacembelus armatus chromosome 6, fMasArm1.2, whole genome shotgun sequence genome:
- the tjp1b gene encoding tight junction protein ZO-1 isoform X9: MGRLGERETMSEHDEEEDSYDEEIYETRSGRSGAYSGVGGAMGRRSGRSSGRRDRERERSGSRERSLSPRSDRRSHNLPPRPAKVTLVKSRKNEAEYGLRLASHIFVKDISPESLAARDGNIQEGDVVLKINGTVTENLSLIDAKKLIERSKGKLKMVVQRDERATLLNIPDLDDSIPSANASDRDDISDIHSLASDHSNRSHDRHRSSRSRSPDRRSEPSDQSRHSPPQISNGSHRSRDDERLSKPSSTPSKLAEEIPLPKPKESAIAREEKQLPPLPEPKPVYAQPGQPDVDLPVSPSDAPVPSAAHDDSILRPSMKLVKFKKGESVGLRLAGGNDVGIFVAGVLEDSPAAKEGLEEGDQILRVNNVDFANIIREEAVLFLLDLPKGEEVTILAQKKKDVYRRIVESDVGDSFYIRTHFEYEKESPYGLSFNKGEVFRVVDTLYNGKLGSWLAIRIGKNHQEVERGIIPNKNRAEQLSSVQYTLPKTAGGDRADFWRFRGLRSSKRNLRKSREDLSSQPVQTKFPAYERVVLREAGFLRPVVIFGPIADVAREKLSREEPDLFELAKSEPRDAGTDQRSSGIIRLHTIKQIIDRDKHAVLDITPNAVDRLNYAQWYPIVVFLNPDNKQGVKNMRTRLCPESRKSARKLYERAIKLRKNNHHLFTTTINLNNMNDGWYGALKETIQQQQNQLVWVSEGKADGTTEDDLDIHDDRLSYLSAPGSEYSMYSTDSRHTSDYEDTDTEGGAYTDQELDETLNDEVGLPTEPAITRSSEPVREDPPVIQDTPGYPGYQHPVQPDPASRIDPAGFKMAAPQQQDEAALPMPSLPPTVVTPPAVELEGMHLEEPPAAAAAPQADSLSSPSPAPELIQPPPPPHEPHPSGPPGPEPKLYKKDLYNMEDPVRINHGMKPSTSYSHQPPYQDKQPYREYNHPPYGYDGGGYTEPKPHNTDSHLHYDNRVPHYNEQWPPYDQQTSSSQPAGYQPGHQQPMGFNPRSPYEDGPGRDYSPPQPRYDAAPAVGYDGRPRHSKPGPIRYDEPPPPPPAVYDARSPYEAEPHGFPINSPRSPEPPKQYYGDSGLRPTYIPGPPNRGYKPGIHETMINSEPTISPPKPETLPSPGEPAVTPGTKPLPPPPREDPDEDPAMKPQSVLNRVKMFENKRSVSMDRAKEGGESSPLRPADVPKPVSVPGPVPKANSLSNLEQDKSTYRAPEPQKPHTRPLDDVVRSNHYDPDEDEEYYRKQLSYFDRRSFDSKAMSQPAPGINRFHDMPKPAQLSYPYNRVESVEKVSPVEKRYEPLPQISPSSQYGPPASAIPPNTLPKLSPNDANSVPEPLSSPNPKPDLAALRPASREEPTPGGYLPPRALPDKSPVNGTDAAPPKTLGGPAPTSYNRYVPKPYTSSARPFERKFESPKFNHNLLPNDTQVKTDLLSKSRMVTNSSGKPQLSPQPPDHDSGLDTFTRTMDNRPKYQHNNINAIPKAIPVSPSALDDDDEDEGHTVVATARGIFNCNGGVLSSIETGVSIIIPQGAIPESVEQEIYFKVCRDNSILPPLDKEKGETLLSPLVMCGPHGLKFLKPVELRLPHCASMTPDGWSFALKSSDSSSGDPKTWQNKSLPGDPNYLVGANCVSVLIDHF, encoded by the exons ATGGGCCGCCTAGGGGAGAGGGAAACAATGTCCGAGCAtgacgaggaggaggacagcTATGATGAAGAGATATATGAGACACGGAGTGGACGCAGTGGTGCTTATAGCGGTGTGGGTGGGGCCATGGGTAGGCGCAGCGGCCGGAGCAGCGGGAGAAGGGACAGAGAACGTGAGCGCAGCGGTTCACGGGAGAGGAGTCTCTCCCCACGCTCTGACCGCCGCTCCCACAACCTGCCCCCACGTCCTGCCAAGGTCACGCTTGTCAAGTCCCGCAAAAATGAAG CAGAATATGGCCTGCGCCTGGCCAGCCACATCTTTGTCAAGGACATTTCCCCTGAGAGCCTGGCAGCCAGGGATGGCAACATCCAGGAAGGGGATGTTGTACTGAAG ATCAATGGAACAGTGACAGAGAACCTCTCCCTGATAGATGCCAAGAAGCTGATAGAAAGGTCAAAGGGCAAACTAAAAATGGTTGTACAGAGGGATGAGAGGGCGACCCTGTTAAACATCCCTGACCTTGATGACAGCATTCCTTCAGCCAACGCCTCCGATAGAGACG ACATTTCAGATATCCATTCTCTGGCATCCGATCATTCTAATCGATCGCATGACAGACATCGTAGCAGCCGCTCCCGCTCTCCAGACCGACGATCTGAACCGTCAGACCAGTCCAGACACTCGCCCCCACAAATCAGCAATGGCAG TCACAGAAGTCGTGATGACGAACGGCTCTCGAAGCCGTCTTCAACACCCTCAAAGCTAGCAGAGGAGATTCCTTTACCCAAACCAAAGGAGTCGGCCATTGCCAGAGAGGAGAAACAGCTCCCACCACTCCCAG agCCCAAGCCGGTGTATGCTCAGCCTGGACAACCAGATGTAGACCTGCCAGTCAGTCCCTCTGATGCCCCTGTGCCAAGTGCTGCCCATGATGATAGCATCCTACG GCCAAGCATGAAGCTGGTGAAGTTCAAGAAGGGGGAGAGTGTGGGATTGCGGCTGGCTGGAGGGAATGACGTGGGTATCTTCGTAGCTGGAGTGCTTGAGGATAGCCCAGCTGCTAAGGAGGGCCTGGAGGAGGGTGACCAAATTCTCAGG GTAAATAATGTAGATTTTGCAAATATAATCCGAGAGGAGGCGGTGCTGTTCCTCCTGGACCTTCCTAAAGGTGAAGAGGTCACCATTTTGGCccagaagaagaaagatg TGTATCGACGGATCGTGGAGTCAGATGTTGGTGACTCCTTCTACATCCGGACACACTTCGAGTATGAGAAAGAATCTCCCTATGGGTTAAGCTTTAACAAGGGTGAGGTGTTCCGTGTCGTGGATACCCTTTACAACGGCAAGCTCGGCTCCTGGCTTGCTATTCGCATTGGCAAGAACCACCAAGAGGTGGAGAGGGGCATCATCCCTAACAAAAACAG AGCGGAGCAGCTCTCCAGTGTGCAATACACTCTTCCCAAAACTGCAGGGGGCGACAGAGCTGACTTCTGGAGGTTCCGTGGTCTTCGCAGCTCCAAGAGGAACCTTAGGAAGAGCAGAGAGGACCTCTCCTCTCAGCCAGTCCAAACAAAGTTTCCAGCTTATGAAAGAGTTGTACTAAGAGAGG CTGGTTTCCTGAGACCTGTTGTGATTTTTGGGCCGATCGCTGATGTTGCACGAGAAAAACTCTCCAGAGAAGAGCCAGATCTTTTTGAGCTTGCAA AGAGTGAGCCGAGAGATGCAGGAACAGACCAGCGTAGTTCAGGAATCATTCGTCTTCACACTATCAAGCAGATCATTGACAGA GACAAACATGCTGTGCTGGACATCACCCCGAACGCTGTGGACAGGCTGAACTATGCTCAGTGGTACCCGATCGTAGTCTTCCTAAATCCAGATAATAAGCAGGGAGTGAAGAACATGAGGACCAGACTGTGTCCGGAGTCCAGGAAGAGCGCCAGGAAGCTCTATGAGCGAGCCATCAAACTGAGGAAGAACAATCACCACCTGTTCACCA CCACCATCAACTTGAACAATATGAATGATGGGTGGTATGGTGCTCTGAAAGAAACGATCCAGCAACAACAGAACCAGTTAGTGTGGGTGTCAGAGGGCAAG GCGGATGGCACTACAGAGGATGACTTAGATATCCACGACGACCGTCTGTCCTACCTCTCTGCACCAGGTAGTGAATACTCCATGTATAGCACGGACAGTCGCCACACTTCTGACTATGAGGACACAGATACAGAGGGTGGAGCATACACAGACCAGGAGCTTGATGAGACTTTGAATGACGAGGTGGGTCTGCCCACGGAGCCTGCCATCACCCGCTCTTCAGAACCTGTGCGGGAAGACCCACCTGTAATTCAGGATACTCCTGGTTACCCTGGATACCAGCATCCTGTACAGCCTGACCCAGCCAGTCGTATAGACCCTGCTGGGTTCAAGATGGCTGCACCACAGCAG CAAGATGAGGCTGCTCTGCCCATGCCCTCGTTGCCGCCGACGGTGGTAACGCCCCCTGCTGTTGAGTTAGAGGGTATGCACCTAGAGGAGCCACCTGCTGCAGCCGCAGCTCCTCAGGCTGACTCACTTAGCAGCCCCAGCCCTGCCCCTGAGCTTATTCagcccccaccaccaccacacgaACCCCACCCGTCTGGACCGCCTGGTCCAGAACCAAAG TTGTACAAGAAAGATCTGTACAATATGGAGGACCCTGTGAGAATCAACCATGGCATGAAGCCGTCTACTAGCTACAGTCACCAGCCGCCGTACCAGGACAAACAGCCATACCGTGAATACAACCACCCGCCTTACGGATATGATGGCGGCGGCTACACAGAACCAAAGCCTCACAACACTGACTCTCACCTGCACTACGACAACCGTGTGCCTCATTACAACGAACAGTGGCCCCCCTATGACCAGCAAACCTCGTCATCCCAGCCCGCAGGGTACCAGCCGGGCCACCAGCAACCCATGGGCTTCAACCCTCGGTCACCCTACGAGGACGGACCAGGGAGGGACTACAGCCCACCTCAGCCACGCTACGATGCGGCCCCAGCAGTTGGTTACGATGGCAGACCACGCCACAGTAAACCTGGTCCGATTCGTTATGATgaacccccacccccacccccagcaGTCTATGATGCCCGCTCTCCTTATGAGGCAGAACCTCACGGTTTCCCCATTAATTCACCTCGATCGCCAGAGCCCCCAAAGCAGTATTACGGTGACTCTGGTCTGAGGCCCACCTACATTCCTGGGCCTCCAAACCGTGGCTATAAGCCAGGGATACATGAGACCATGATAAACTCTGAACCCACAATTTCCCCTCCTAAACCAGAGACCCTGCCCTCCCCAGGTGAGCCAGCAGTCACCCCAGGTACCAAaccccttcctcctccaccccGGGAAGACCCGGATGAGGATCCGGCCATGAAACCACAGTCGGTGCTCAACAGGGTCAAGATGTTTGAGAATAAACGGTCTGTTTCTATGGACAGGGCTAAAGAAGGTGGAGAGTCGTCACCACTCAGG CCTGCAGATGTTCCTAAACCAGTGAGTGTACCTGGCCCAGTCCCCAAAGCTAATTCTCTCAGCAACTTGGAGCAGGACAAATCCACCTACAG GGCTCCTGAGCCACAGAAGCCCCACACTAGACCACTGGATGATGTAGTGCGCTCCAACCACTATGACCCGGATGAGGACGAGGAGTACTACAGGAAACAGTTGTCGTACTTTGATCGCCGCAGTTTTGACAGTAAAGCCATGAGCCAACCTGCTCCCGGCATCAACCGCTTCCATGATATGCCCAAACCAGCTCAGCTGTCCTATCCTTACAACCG AGTTGAATCTGTAGAGAAGGTGAGTCCAGTGGAGAAACGATATGAACCCCTTCCCCAGATCAGCCCCTCCTCTCAGTACGGACCCCCTGCCTCAGCCATCCCACCCAACACGCTGCCCAAACTTAGCCCCAATGATG CCAACTCTGTACCTGAACCATTGAGCTCACCCAATCCTAAACCTGACCTGGCAGCTCTCAGGCCAGCCAGCAGGGAGGAACCCACACCAGGTGGCTACTTGCCACCAAGGGCCCTCCCCGATAAATCCCCAGTCAACGGCACCGACGCAGCACCCCCAAAGACACTTGGCGGTCCTGCTCCAACCAGCTATAACCGCTACGTCCCCAAGCCTTACACCAGCTCAGCCCGGCCCTTTGAGCGGAAGTTCGAGAGTCCCAAGTTCAACCACAACCTGCTGCCCAATGACACACAGGTGAAGACAGACCTCCTCAGTAAGTCCAGGATGGTGACCAATAGCAGTGGGAAGCCTCAGTTGTCGCCACAGCCCCCGGATCATGACAGTGGCCTGGACACCTTCACACGCACTATGGACAACAGGCCCAAATACCAGCACAATAACATTAACGCCATTCCCAAGGCCATCCCAGTAAG CCCCAGTGCGCTGGACGAcgatgatgaggatgaagggCACACGGTGGTGGCCACCGCCCGGGGAATCTTCAACTGTAACGGAGGCGTCCTCAGCTCCATCGAGACGGGTGTCAGTATCATCATCCCCCAGGGTGCAATCCCAGAAAGCGTGGAGCAGGAGATTTACTTCAAGGTCTGCCGGGATAACAGCATCCTGCCCCCCCTTGACAAGGAGAAAG GAGAAACGCTGCTAAGTCCGCTGGTGATGTGTGGCCCTCATGGACTCAAGTTCCTGAAGCCGGTGGAGCTGCGCTTACCTCACTGTGCGTCTATGACCCCTGATGGTTGGTCTTTTGCTCTAAAATCCTCCGACTCCTCGTCGG GTGATCCCAAAACCTGGCAAAACAAATCTCTCCCTGGAGACCCAAACTACCTGGTGGGTGcaaactgtgtgtctgtgctcatTGACCATTTCTGA